A window of the Brassica napus cultivar Da-Ae chromosome C5, Da-Ae, whole genome shotgun sequence genome harbors these coding sequences:
- the LOC106410522 gene encoding BTB/POZ domain-containing protein At1g30440 — protein MACMKLGSKSDAFQRQGQAWFCTSGLPSDIVVEVGEMSFHLHKFPLLSRSGVMERRIAKASKEGDDNCLIKISDLPGGDKTFELVAKFCYGVKLELTASNVVYLRCAAELLEMTEEYGEGNLISQTETFFNQVVLKSWKDSVKALQSCDEVLEYADELNITKKCIESLAMRASTDPNLFGWPVVEHGGGPMQSPGGSVLWNGISTGARPRQTSSDWWYEDASMLSFPLFKRLITVMDSRGIREDIIAGSLTHYTRKHLPGLKRRRGGPPESSGRFSTPLSSGSVLSEEEQKRLLEETEELLRMQKGLVPTKFFADMLRIAKILKASPSCVANLEKRIGMQLDQAALEDLVMPSFSHTMETLYDVDSVQRILDHFLSTDQIMPADVGSPCSSVDDGNVIGSPRLITPMTAVAKLIDGYLAEVAPDVNLKLPKFQALAASVPEYARLLDDGLYRAIDIYLKHHPWLAETERENLCRLLDCQKLSLEACTHAAQNERLPLRVIVQVLFFEQLQLRTSVAGCFLVSDNLDGGSRQLRSGGFAGGSTEGGGGWATAVRENQVLKVGMDSMRMRVCELEKECSNMRQEIEKLGKTTKGGGGGGSGSGSKTWFGIKLKSHQMCSAQEGSVSKSNNENVKIEKLKDVKERRGKHKKASSISSER, from the exons ATGGCTTGCATGAAGCTGGGATCCAAATCTGATGCTTTCCAGAGACAAGGCCAAGCTTG GTTTTGCACAAGTGGACTTCCGAGTGATATTGTCGTTGAAGTTGGAGAGATGTCTTTCCATCTCCACAAG TTTCCTTTGCTCTCAAGAAGTGGAGTCATGGAAAGAAGGATCGCAAAAGCATCCAAAGAAGGCGATGATAACTGTCTCATCAAGATTTCCGATCTTCCCGGCGGAGACAAAACGTTTGAGCTAGTGGCCAAGTTCTGCTACGGCGTGAAGCTCGAGCTCACTGCTTCTAACGTCGTATACCTCAGATGCGCCGCTGAGCTTCTCGAGATGACGGAAGAGTATGGAGAAGGAAACCTAATCTCTCAAACCGaaacgtttttcaaccaagtTGTCCTCAAAAGCTGGAAAGATTCAGTAAAAGCGCTTCAGAGCTGCGACGAGGTCCTCGAGTACGCCGATGAGTTAAACATTACCAAGAAGTGCATCGAGTCACTAGCCATGAGAGCATCCACAGACCCGAACTTGTTCGGCTGGCCAGTCGTGGAGCATGGTGGCGGGCCCATGCAGAGTCCAGGTGGCAGCGTTTTATGGAACGGGATAAGCACGGGGGCGAGACCTAGACAAACTAGCTCAGACTGGTGGTACGAGGATGCGTCCATGCTTAGCTTTCCTCTTTTCAAGAGACTCATCACAGTCATGGACTCCAGAGGCATAAGAGAAGACATCATCGCCGGTTCCTTAACCCACTACACAAGAAAACACTTGCCAGGCCTAAAAAGGCGACGCGGTGGCCCACCTGAATCCAGCGGCCGTTTCAGCACGCCTCTGAGCTCGGGGAGCGTACTCTCCGAAGAAGAGCAGAAGCGCTTGCTTGAAGAGACCGAGGAGCTTCTCCGCATGCAGAAAGGTTTGGTTCCGACCAAGTTTTTCGCCGACATGCTTAGAATCGCCAAGATTTTGAAAGCCAGTCCGAGCTGCGTAGCGAACTTGGAGAAGAGGATAGGGATGCAGCTTGACCAGGCGGCGTTGGAAGATCTTGTGATGCCTAGCTTTTCTCACACGATGGAGACTCTATACGACGTTGACTCTGTGCAGAGGATCTTGGACCATTTTCTTAGTACGGATCAGATTATGCCTGCTGACGTTGGCTCTCCTTGTTCTTCGGTGGATGATGGGAATGTAATCGGATCACCACGGTTAATAACACCAATGACAGCGGTTGCAAAGCTGATCGATGGGTATCTTGCTGAAGTGGCACCTGATGTCAATCTCAAGCTTCCAAAGTTCCAAGCTTTAGCTGCTTCTGTTCCTGAGTATGCTAGACTCTTGGATGATGGACTCTATCGTGCCATAGACATTTACCTAAAG CATCATCCTTGGTTAGCGGAAACAGAAAGAGAGAATCTTTGCAGGCTGTTAGATTGCCAGAAGCTCTCGTTAGAAGCTTGCACACACGCGGCGCAGAACGAGAGGTTACCTCTAAGAGTAATCGTCCAGGTCCTCTTCTTTGAGCAGCTTCAGCTCAGGACCTCTGTAGCTGGATGCTTCCTCGTTTCAGACAACCTTGATGGCGGATCAAGACAGTTAAGAAGCGGCGGATTTGCAGGAGGATCAAccgaaggaggaggaggatgggCAACTGCAGTAAGAGAGAATCAAGTGTTGAAAGTTGGAATGGACAGTATGAGAATGAGGGTTTGTGAGTTAGAGAAAGAATGTTCCAATATGAGACAGGAGATTGAGAAGCTTGGTAAGACGACAAAAGGTGGTGGCGGCGGTGGTTCGGGAAGCGGTAGCAAAACGTGGTTTGGTATTAAGCTGAAGTCACATCAAATGTGCAGTGCTCAAGAAGGATCTGTGTCAAAGTCAAACAACGAGAATGTGAAGATAGAGAAGCTTAAGGATGTGAAAGAACGTCGTGGGAAGCATAAGAAAGCTTCGAGCATTAGTTCCGAGAGGTGA